Within Leptospira noumeaensis, the genomic segment CTGATTTAGGATTTTTAGCTGGGGTTGGTGGAAATTTAGCTGTGAGAATCGATTCCAAACTAATGGCAGTCACTCCCTCTGCTACCGATTATTATACAATGAAACCGGAAGACCTTTGTATCTTAGAAATCAAGGGACTAAAAATGGTGGAAGGAACCAAACAACCTACCACAGAAAGCGGAATCCATGCGTCGTTTTTTACCTTAAGACCAGAGATTGAAGTGAGTTTGCATACCCACCAACCACTAGCGAGTGCTGTCACCCTTCTTGGTTTGGATATGGAAATCCAATCAAGTGAAGGGAAAAAAAACATTGGTCCGTATCTTAGATCCATATCTTATGCACCGTCAGGTACATCCTTTCTTGTAAATGCATTCAAAAAAAGAATCAATTCAGAAACAAACGGTTACCTACTCAGAAATCATGGATTGGTTTGTGGCGCATATACGTTAGACCAAGCCATAGAAAATGTTAAGTTAATCGAAAAAGAAGCAGCAAGTTTTCTACGCACAAGAATTGAAAAAAATACAAACTTATCTTATATGACAAGTGGTATGAAACAACAGTTACTTTCTGCATTATAACTAAAAACTGCGAACTTAAAAATTTGAAGAATCACTGATTTGTATCAGTAAAGATTAAAAAGGAAAGATCATGAAAGTTAGTACTACTCTTAAGAAAAAAACTCCCAAACCAATTTCTTCTCCTGATGAGATAGAACTTAAAAATTTATGGCATAGGCTCGAAACAAAAGGTTTATTACAAAACCACAAAGCAGATCTTTCTTTCCGACTTCCAGGAAAAGGAAGTTTTCTTCTGATACATCGCGAAGAAGGAAAAAAATCAAAACCAGAAATTGCAGAATATAAAATTGAAAACCCTACAGAATCTTTACGAATCCATTTGGTGAGTGATGAAACTTTGAACTTGATTCGGTTTCACGCAAGTATGTATTCTTTAAGACCAGATATTGGTGCAGTAGCTTCTTTTCGTCCGCACTGGAGTTCTTTACTAAAAACACTCGATCATCCCCTACCCTTGGTTTTTGACGAACAGTGTCGCCAGTTAGGTGCTCCCGTCATCCACCTTCCCAAACATATAGATGGATCTGTGAAAAATAACTCCATAATTCAAAGTGGAGCCAATGCATTTCTTGATGAGAACCATGTCGTGATCACAAGTGTGACTCGGGACAAAGCCATTTACAACTGTGAGTTGATTGAAAAATGTTCTAAAGCATATCTTTTAGCATATTCCACAGGAAACCCGATCAGAAATATTCCTTGGTGGGTGCGTTTCATTGCGAAATCGAGACTTCTCAAAGATGAAAAAAAAGCAAGCCGGGCTTATGCACTTGGTCAAGCACCGACTGGGTTTAAAGCTTATTAATCATCTTTCCATTGTATTTGATAACCTTAGGAATGAGTTTATTTCATTCCTAAATAAATATCAAACTGAGCATGGTTAGGGTCGCCTGCATTTTTCCCATAAATTTCCAAATCAGCAATATAAGACCTATTTTTTTTATACTGATCTTCTGACCAAATGGTTTTCCAAGTTTCGAGTCCAATGCTGGAGATTGGCCCCCAATTTGTAGGAACTTTGAGATACGCCGATTCAGGAATTTGGATCCAATCAAGTCCTGGGTTTAACGTTTCAATTTTATCTACAGCTGCACCAATAAACATCGTATAGGCGCCCGTTTCATCGGATTCAAATTCTGTATATACCACCATCCATTCAGAAGGACTGACTCGGTTTTGAATCTGAGACAAAATACCTTCTCCTAAAAACTTCCCCCAAAGCGCGGCAATTTTACCATTCCCAGACATTTCC encodes:
- a CDS encoding aldose epimerase, producing MKVSTTLKKKTPKPISSPDEIELKNLWHRLETKGLLQNHKADLSFRLPGKGSFLLIHREEGKKSKPEIAEYKIENPTESLRIHLVSDETLNLIRFHASMYSLRPDIGAVASFRPHWSSLLKTLDHPLPLVFDEQCRQLGAPVIHLPKHIDGSVKNNSIIQSGANAFLDENHVVITSVTRDKAIYNCELIEKCSKAYLLAYSTGNPIRNIPWWVRFIAKSRLLKDEKKASRAYALGQAPTGFKAY
- a CDS encoding GyrI-like domain-containing protein, producing MENTTDRKVLLKPITLVGIKTRTTNAEEMSGNGKIAALWGKFLGEGILSQIQNRVSPSEWMVVYTEFESDETGAYTMFIGAAVDKIETLNPGLDWIQIPESAYLKVPTNWGPISSIGLETWKTIWSEDQYKKNRSYIADLEIYGKNAGDPNHAQFDIYLGMK
- a CDS encoding class II aldolase/adducin family protein, encoding MKDSKIDSVRKSMLTACIKLADLGFLAGVGGNLAVRIDSKLMAVTPSATDYYTMKPEDLCILEIKGLKMVEGTKQPTTESGIHASFFTLRPEIEVSLHTHQPLASAVTLLGLDMEIQSSEGKKNIGPYLRSISYAPSGTSFLVNAFKKRINSETNGYLLRNHGLVCGAYTLDQAIENVKLIEKEAASFLRTRIEKNTNLSYMTSGMKQQLLSAL